One segment of Methylotenera versatilis 79 DNA contains the following:
- a CDS encoding heavy-metal-associated domain-containing protein yields the protein MKTVYSVTGMTCGGCVNRVKATLAPFSESVQVTLEPPQAVLKSTTADLTTLNSALAKVGHYVLHPIEQPAAKSTIAATQTEVEKTNWFTTYKPLILVFAYILLVTLAVEYTHGEFILHRFMPNFMAGFFLVFSFFKMLDLAGFASSYAMYDLLAKRVYNYGFIYPFIELALGIAYLINFKPLLVNAITLIVMLFSSFGVIKAVMNKQKIRCACLGTGFNLPMTTVTIIEDLLMAVMAAWMLL from the coding sequence ATGAAAACTGTTTATTCAGTAACAGGTATGACCTGCGGCGGTTGCGTTAATCGCGTTAAAGCAACTTTGGCGCCATTTTCAGAGTCCGTCCAAGTAACACTTGAACCACCACAGGCAGTGCTAAAAAGTACAACTGCAGATTTGACTACATTGAATAGTGCGCTAGCAAAAGTCGGGCATTATGTTTTGCATCCGATTGAACAACCTGCTGCCAAATCAACAATAGCAGCCACGCAAACTGAGGTCGAAAAGACTAATTGGTTTACCACTTATAAACCTTTAATACTGGTTTTTGCCTATATTTTATTAGTCACTTTGGCAGTGGAATACACGCATGGTGAATTTATATTACATCGTTTTATGCCCAACTTTATGGCGGGTTTCTTTCTTGTGTTTTCGTTTTTCAAAATGTTGGATTTAGCAGGCTTTGCCAGCAGTTATGCCATGTACGATTTGCTGGCAAAACGTGTATATAACTACGGCTTTATTTATCCCTTTATTGAGCTAGCTCTTGGCATCGCTTACCTAATCAATTTCAAACCGCTACTCGTCAATGCAATCACGTTAATCGTTATGCTGTTCTCTAGCTTTGGTGTGATTAAAGCTGTGATGAATAAACAGAAAATCCGCTGCGCTTGCTTAGGCACGGGCTTTAATTTACCCATGACTACTGTCACGATTATTGAAGATCTATTAATGGCAGTGATGGCGGCTTGGATGTTACTTTAA
- the aat gene encoding leucyl/phenylalanyl-tRNA--protein transferase — protein sequence MVKLSIGYYQLETGQVAAIENDCPFPPLNQALTEPNGLIAIGSDLNAARLLSAYSQGIFPWFNEGEPVMWWSPNPRMVLFPDELKISSSLKKTLKKELFEVRFNTAFREVMTACSESKRLNQAGTWISAEMINAYCDLHKNGHAICMESWHNNQLVGGCYGVIINKMFYGESMFHTQTDASKVAFVHLVNHLKTLKIGMIDCQMKTPLLTSFGGREIDRQEFMQNLTKLVNF from the coding sequence TTGGTTAAATTGAGTATCGGCTATTACCAACTAGAGACTGGACAAGTCGCGGCGATTGAGAACGACTGCCCTTTTCCACCATTAAACCAGGCATTAACCGAACCCAATGGCTTAATTGCGATTGGTAGCGATTTAAATGCTGCGCGTTTATTAAGCGCTTACAGTCAAGGCATATTCCCATGGTTTAACGAAGGCGAACCAGTGATGTGGTGGAGTCCAAATCCACGTATGGTGCTATTTCCTGATGAGCTAAAAATTTCCAGCTCACTTAAAAAAACGCTTAAAAAAGAATTATTTGAAGTACGTTTCAACACTGCGTTTCGTGAAGTGATGACAGCTTGCAGCGAATCTAAACGGCTGAATCAAGCTGGCACCTGGATTTCAGCTGAAATGATTAACGCCTACTGTGATTTACACAAAAATGGTCACGCCATTTGTATGGAAAGCTGGCATAACAATCAGTTAGTAGGCGGCTGTTATGGCGTCATTATCAACAAGATGTTTTATGGTGAAAGCATGTTTCATACACAAACCGACGCTTCAAAAGTCGCTTTTGTGCATTTAGTTAACCACTTAAAAACATTAAAAATCGGCATGATTGATTGCCAGATGAAAACGCCACTGTTAACCAGCTTTGGTGGCCGCGAAATTGATCGCCAAGAATTCATGCAAAATTTGACCAAACTGGTAAACTTTTGA